Part of the Candidatus Thiothrix putei genome, AATAGCATTTTTTTATCGCAAAAAACATGCTATACATTACTGCCTCACCTTTTAGAAAAAACACAAGAAACAGGAATTTGCTGGCTTCCATGAATATTGATAGAGAACTTGTCATTGCCGAGTTGGAGCAACTTATTGCCAGCCCCAACTTCCGTTCGAGAAAGGTCATCAAATCGTTCTTACAATATGTTGTACATGAGACACTAGTGCATCGTCATTCCTTAGATTTGGGATAAATGGATTTGAGTTTACAGCGTGCATCGCTGATGTTCATCTGCCAATCCACCCCACGCTGCTGGCTATTCACGTCGGTAGACCATGCTGCAATTTCTTTCTGTAAGGTTTCAATATCGCCAATACGGCGACCTGATACACACTGGCGCGTCATGGAACTCAATTCATTTTCAGCGATGTTGAGCCAACTGCCATGTTTAGGGGTATGGCAGAACTCAATCCGACGTACCAATGCCCGCGCCCGTTCCGGTTCAAAGGCTTCATAAAATGCACCCTTGGTATGGGTGTTAAGGTTGTCGCTAACCAAGGTGATTTTGTCACACTCCGCGTAACGCCCTTCCAGCAGCTCGGCAACTTCAATCGCCCAGTCCACTTTCGTCCGGCGTGGGCGGGCATGGGCTTCGCGCCAACCCGATAGCGGTTCGGTGAACATAAAGATGCTGGCTGTACCCGCCCGTTCGTATTCGTAATCCACCCGACGGGGATGGGTTTGGGTCGCTGCAATCGGTTGGCGGGTTTCTTTGGTGAGCTGCACGGGTTGCTCATCCATGCAAATCACCGGATGCTGGGCATCGTAGGGTTTCGCATAGGTTTCAAGCACTTCCTCCATATTAGCCACAAACTCGGCATCACTGTCCGGTGGGATAACCCAATATTGGAGCTTGCGCGAGGTCATACCGTTTTTTTTAGCATCTTCCGTAGGGTTTCGTGGCTAACCGACTCCACGATCGCCAATTC contains:
- a CDS encoding IS630 family transposase — encoded protein: MTSRKLQYWVIPPDSDAEFVANMEEVLETYAKPYDAQHPVICMDEQPVQLTKETRQPIAATQTHPRRVDYEYERAGTASIFMFTEPLSGWREAHARPRRTKVDWAIEVAELLEGRYAECDKITLVSDNLNTHTKGAFYEAFEPERARALVRRIEFCHTPKHGSWLNIAENELSSMTRQCVSGRRIGDIETLQKEIAAWSTDVNSQQRGVDWQMNISDARCKLKSIYPKSKE